The following coding sequences lie in one Rutidosis leptorrhynchoides isolate AG116_Rl617_1_P2 chromosome 4, CSIRO_AGI_Rlap_v1, whole genome shotgun sequence genomic window:
- the LOC139841667 gene encoding uncharacterized protein has protein sequence MACRRRHGLSRSSTFNEGIRRSPDDDDTTTTSFGTLPHRGSDPRLDSFRSGRAFHLSFKNRSKGAETYDYTSMKSTNEPRGFWGVLARKAKAILEDEVPQQSKTYSSVKPHKIGFSKSSQFTGIQSRREFESYDNLKKTDSPALSISLDRLKSSLNQIEISRKTLEADKNTQNLNQETPKMQNSRMVLNKNEKQDRGMQSVQQQKKQETQLQASRDVTVATASKVKQLGRELKTLKEELAKAKEQCCQLEEENKKLYETHEKEDYPADDDMIRVQLETLLAEKGRLAHENSVYALENRYLREIVEFHQQLSMQDMVYLDESNKGVSLPTTPTETTLNPLGTPSSSKSV, from the exons atgGCGTGCCGTAGACGGCATGGACTTTCTAGGTCTTCTACGTTCAATGAAGGCATTCGCCGGTCGCCGGACGACGATGACACCACCACCACATCTTTCGGCACGCTACCGCACCGAGGTTCTGATCCTCGTCTCGATTCATTCCGCTCAGGACGCGCATTTCACTTGTCGTTTAAAAACCGATCAAAG GGTGCTGAAACCTATGATTATACAtcaatgaagagtacgaatgagccacggggattttggggcgttttagccAGAAAAGCTAAAGCAATTCTTGAAGATGAAGTTCCACAACAATCAAAAACTTATAGCAGTGTGAAACCACATAAAATTGGCTTTTCCAAAAGTAGCCAG TTTACTGGTATTCAGTCTCGGCGTGAATTTGAATCATATGATAATTTAAAGAAAACAGACAGTCCTGCATTAAGTATTAGCTTGGATCGACTCAAGTCTTCGCTTAATCAAATTGAGATCAGTCGAAAAACTTTGGAG GCAGACAAGAATACTCAAAATTTGAACCAAGAAACACCTAAAATGCAGAATAGTAGAATGGTATTGAATAAAAACGAAAAACAGGACCGTGGAATGCAATCTGTGCAACAACAGAAAAAACAAGAAACCCAACTTCAGGCTTCTCGCGAC GTGACAGTTGCAACAGCTTCTAAGGTTAAACAACTTGGCCGGGAGCTAAAAACTTTAAAAGAAGAATTGGCGAAAGCAAAAGAACAATGTTGTCAActagaagaagaaaataaaaagcttTACGAGACTCACGAAAAGGAAGACTACCCTGCAGACGATGACATG ATTCGTGTTCAGTTAGAGACACTATTAGCAGAAAAGGGACGTTTGGCTCATGAGAATTCGGTATATGCACTTGAGAATAGATACTTGAGGGAAATAGTTGAATTTCACCAGCAACTGAGTATGCAAGATATGGTGTATTTGGATGAGAGTAACAAAGGGGTGTCACTACCAACCACACCCACAGAAACCACCCTGAATCCATTGGGCACACCTAGTTCAAGCAAatcagtttaa
- the LOC139841666 gene encoding uncharacterized protein: MTLRSDLVSGNVCLTTEQGHFSVVVESSAPPVCQCPLHHLKVVTLVERTIILMCGEFLGQYVVVLHCWLLIVWAWRYRRRKRMSELERAADAGEALRMTIVGSMTTPFAMATRTMPNLETDFSL; encoded by the exons ATGACGCTTAGAAGTG ATTTGGTATCTGGGAATGTATGTTTAACCACTGAACAGGGGCACTTTTCGGTTGTTGTTGAATCATCAGCCCCTCCTGTGTGCCAGTGCCCCCTGCACCACTTGAAGGTCGTCACACTAGTAGAAAGAACGATCATTTTAATGTGTGGGGAATTTTTGGGTCAGTATGTGGTAGTATTGCATTGTTGGTTGCTGATAGTGTGGGCATGGAGATACAGGAGAAGAAAACGAATGAGTGAACTAGAAAGAGCTGCAGATGCTGGTGAAGCGTTGCGTATGACCATAGTCGGGAGCATGACAACACCATTTGCTATGGCCACAAGAACAATGCCAAACTTGGAAACTGACTTTAGTCTCTGA